From the genome of Bordetella sp. H567, one region includes:
- a CDS encoding amidohydrolase family protein: MPVIDVHTHAFTHKWLELIKQKGGVYNIQTRPDGQQEIFRGNTPVVIPQKGHFDYELRIKHMDETGIDISVVSLTCPNVYWGDEAISLQAARESNDTMARAQADYPGRIRWFASLPWQYPRAAVEELKRSCDNGAVGVMVLANIDGRSLTDPMFAPIWAEIDRRALPVLVHPTDPPSAELMDMTQFDLSWSVGFMFDTTLAITRMIFNGFFDLYPNLKIIASHAGGTLPYLAGRFEKGDEVEIPQRRKMQRKPIDYLRHIYYDCICYSPKTLEFLVSVVGADRVMFGTDWPHQVHDTKGAFANTAALPAAQCDAVRGGNALKVFGL, translated from the coding sequence ATGCCGGTCATTGATGTACACACCCATGCCTTTACCCACAAGTGGCTGGAACTGATCAAGCAGAAAGGGGGTGTCTACAACATCCAGACCCGCCCGGACGGGCAGCAGGAGATCTTCCGTGGCAATACGCCGGTCGTGATTCCGCAGAAAGGCCATTTCGACTATGAGCTGCGCATCAAGCACATGGATGAAACGGGCATCGATATCTCGGTGGTCTCGCTGACCTGCCCCAATGTGTATTGGGGCGATGAAGCCATCAGCCTGCAGGCCGCGCGCGAGTCCAACGATACGATGGCACGGGCGCAGGCGGACTATCCCGGCCGCATCCGCTGGTTTGCTTCCCTGCCCTGGCAGTACCCGCGGGCGGCGGTCGAAGAACTGAAGCGCAGTTGCGACAACGGCGCCGTCGGTGTCATGGTCCTGGCCAATATCGACGGCCGCAGCCTGACCGACCCCATGTTCGCTCCCATCTGGGCGGAGATCGACCGGCGCGCCCTGCCCGTGCTGGTGCACCCGACCGATCCCCCCAGCGCGGAACTGATGGACATGACCCAGTTCGACTTGAGCTGGTCCGTGGGCTTCATGTTCGATACGACGCTGGCCATCACGCGGATGATCTTCAACGGGTTCTTCGACCTGTACCCGAATCTGAAAATCATCGCATCGCATGCCGGCGGCACGCTGCCCTACCTGGCGGGGCGCTTCGAGAAAGGCGACGAAGTGGAAATCCCGCAGCGGCGCAAGATGCAGCGCAAGCCCATCGACTACCTGCGCCATATCTATTACGACTGCATCTGCTACAGCCCCAAGACGCTGGAATTCCTGGTGTCGGTCGTGGGCGCGGATCGTGTGATGTTCGGCACCGATTGGCCGCACCAGGTGCACGACACCAAGGGAGCATTCGCCAACACGGCCGCCCTGCCGGCGGCACAGTGCGATGCGGTGCGCGGCGGCAATGCGCTGAAGGTGTTCGGCCTGTAG
- a CDS encoding ABC transporter ATP-binding protein codes for MPDHSAHTGADSAALLVLDGVSKTFHTGGRSQQAVKSLSLTVGAGEIVALVGESGSGKSTLGRMALGLLAPDSGRIIFDGRDLTTLAPREFRALRTGMQPIFQDPTASLNPRRPVRELLAQALWKYRGDKQARCIELLQGVGLQPAASFMDRYSHELSGGQRQRVSIARSLALDPKLIIADEPLSGADVSIRGQVLNLMLDIQRDHGVAYLMITHDISIARAFADRVAVMCQGALVESGPADEVLTRPRHPYTQRLVAAVPELA; via the coding sequence ATGCCCGACCATTCCGCGCATACCGGCGCCGATTCCGCCGCGCTCCTGGTGCTGGACGGCGTCAGCAAGACCTTCCACACCGGCGGACGCTCGCAGCAGGCCGTCAAATCGCTGAGCCTGACCGTGGGCGCCGGGGAAATCGTGGCCCTGGTGGGCGAAAGCGGTTCCGGCAAATCCACGCTGGGCCGCATGGCCCTGGGCCTGCTGGCCCCGGACAGCGGCCGCATCATCTTCGATGGACGCGACCTGACCACCCTGGCGCCGCGGGAGTTCCGCGCGTTGCGTACCGGCATGCAGCCCATATTCCAGGATCCCACCGCGTCGCTCAATCCGCGCCGGCCGGTGCGCGAACTGCTGGCACAGGCCTTGTGGAAATACCGGGGCGACAAGCAGGCGCGTTGCATCGAGCTCCTGCAAGGCGTCGGCCTGCAGCCCGCGGCATCGTTTATGGACCGCTATTCCCACGAGCTCAGCGGCGGCCAGCGCCAGCGCGTCTCGATTGCACGATCGCTGGCGCTGGACCCCAAGCTGATCATCGCCGACGAGCCGCTGTCGGGCGCCGACGTCTCCATCCGCGGCCAGGTGCTGAACCTGATGCTGGACATCCAGCGCGACCATGGCGTCGCGTATCTGATGATCACGCACGACATTTCCATCGCGCGGGCGTTCGCGGACCGCGTTGCGGTCATGTGCCAGGGTGCGTTGGTGGAAAGCGGCCCCGCGGACGAGGTACTGACGCGGCCGCGCCATCCCTATACGCAGCGGCTGGTCGCCGCGGTGCCGGAACTGGCCTGA
- a CDS encoding ABC transporter ATP-binding protein, whose translation MNPHAADRAVSLLQTDALCIEYRTRDATTLAVQDASIVVGPGESVALVGESGSGKSTFARAMLGLLPENIGRIKGGRILIEGQDVTRLTPRQWERLRGHPIAMVFQDPLSFLNPVRRVGMQIAESVRRHDPAARDVTARVEELLALVRLPASVRKSYPHELSGGMRQRVLLAIALGCRPKLLIADEPTTALDVTTQAEILALLRDLRRELNMAILFISHDLGVVWEECERVYVMFRSRIVESGETRSVFALPSHPYTAGLIKAAKAARNSEGRFETIEGEYSTSTY comes from the coding sequence ATGAACCCCCACGCCGCCGACAGGGCCGTCTCGCTGCTGCAAACCGATGCCTTGTGCATCGAGTACCGTACGCGCGATGCAACCACGCTGGCCGTGCAGGATGCCAGTATCGTGGTCGGGCCGGGCGAGTCGGTCGCGCTGGTGGGCGAATCCGGTTCGGGCAAGTCCACCTTCGCCCGCGCAATGCTGGGCCTGCTGCCCGAGAATATCGGCCGTATCAAGGGGGGCCGTATCCTGATCGAAGGACAGGACGTAACGCGGCTCACGCCGCGGCAGTGGGAGCGCCTGCGCGGCCACCCGATCGCCATGGTGTTCCAGGATCCCCTCAGTTTCCTGAACCCTGTACGCCGTGTCGGCATGCAGATCGCGGAAAGCGTGCGGCGTCACGATCCCGCGGCGCGCGACGTCACCGCGCGCGTCGAGGAACTGCTGGCCCTGGTGCGCCTGCCGGCATCCGTTCGCAAGTCCTATCCGCACGAGCTGTCGGGCGGCATGCGGCAGCGCGTCCTGCTGGCCATCGCGCTAGGCTGCCGGCCCAAGCTGCTGATCGCCGACGAACCGACCACCGCGCTGGACGTGACCACGCAGGCCGAGATCCTGGCCCTGCTGCGCGATCTGCGGCGCGAACTGAACATGGCCATCCTGTTCATCAGCCACGACCTGGGCGTCGTGTGGGAGGAATGCGAGCGGGTCTATGTCATGTTCCGCAGCCGTATCGTCGAGTCCGGCGAAACACGTTCGGTGTTCGCGCTGCCTTCGCATCCCTACACGGCCGGTCTGATCAAGGCGGCCAAGGCGGCGCGCAACAGCGAAGGCCGCTTCGAGACCATCGAAGGCGAATATTCGACTTCCACGTACTGA
- a CDS encoding ABC transporter permease, with protein sequence MRKFLSDIASQRSGLIAFAFIAALAMAGVLVGLVPGLDPHTLSNDALLPPSARYLMGTDDLGRSVLAGVLYGIRISLTVGFFAALVATVLGVLIGAVSGFYGGWLDTFIMRVAEFFQVVPSFILAAVIVAMSGPGLPQIVAIVGLLSWPQVARVMRGEVMRVKQLEFVDAVRCMGIPEHKVLFGEVIPNAVAPVLAVGTLIVGQAILLEAALSFLGLTSAELVSWGRMLNSGQRMLFNAWWLSFFPGIAIFLTVLAFNVFGDAVGAVFNPRNRR encoded by the coding sequence ATGCGCAAATTCCTCTCCGATATCGCGTCCCAGCGCAGCGGTCTGATCGCCTTCGCGTTCATCGCGGCGCTGGCCATGGCGGGCGTTCTGGTCGGCCTGGTGCCTGGACTGGACCCCCATACCCTCAGCAACGACGCGCTGCTGCCGCCCTCGGCGCGATACCTCATGGGCACGGACGATCTCGGGCGTAGCGTGCTGGCCGGCGTGCTCTACGGCATCCGTATTTCGCTGACCGTGGGCTTTTTTGCCGCCCTGGTCGCTACCGTGCTGGGCGTGCTGATCGGCGCGGTGTCGGGTTTCTACGGCGGCTGGCTCGATACCTTCATCATGCGCGTGGCCGAGTTCTTTCAGGTGGTGCCCAGCTTCATCCTGGCCGCGGTCATCGTCGCCATGTCGGGGCCTGGCCTGCCGCAAATCGTCGCCATCGTCGGCCTGTTGTCCTGGCCCCAGGTGGCGCGCGTGATGCGCGGCGAAGTCATGCGCGTCAAGCAGCTCGAGTTCGTCGATGCGGTCCGCTGCATGGGCATTCCCGAACACAAGGTGCTGTTCGGCGAAGTCATACCGAACGCCGTGGCGCCTGTGCTGGCGGTCGGCACGTTGATTGTCGGACAGGCCATCCTGCTGGAGGCCGCGCTCAGCTTCCTGGGGCTGACCAGCGCGGAACTGGTCAGCTGGGGCCGCATGCTCAATAGCGGCCAACGCATGCTGTTCAACGCCTGGTGGCTGTCGTTTTTTCCCGGCATCGCGATTTTCCTGACCGTGCTGGCCTTCAATGTATTCGGTGATGCGGTAGGGGCGGTCTTCAACCCGCGCAACAGGAGATGA
- a CDS encoding ABC transporter permease, protein MRGYVLSRLGWGIAIVLCILILNFLIVHMVPGDPLHALLGDFPVPAGYAEKMRADFGLDQPLLTQLGLYLQHLARGDLGFSFANRMPVLDLIIARLGPTLLLMLPALFMAAVLGVMLGVAAAPRAGSVQDGALTAISLFGYSVPIFWLGQMLVIVFAIQLGWLPVSGMRNMRASAQGFGAWLDVAWHLVLPALSVTIYYLAVVARVARASVIEALHHDYVLTAKAKGLSKRYILWHHVLPNAMIPVVTVIGYNFGQSLTGAILVETVFAWPGMGNLFITSIANRDYPVLQGIFLVTAVSVVLVNLLTDLLYAFLDPRVRTHR, encoded by the coding sequence ATGCGTGGCTATGTCCTTTCCCGGCTGGGCTGGGGGATCGCCATCGTTCTGTGCATCCTGATCCTGAATTTCCTGATCGTGCACATGGTGCCGGGCGATCCCTTGCACGCGCTGCTGGGCGACTTCCCGGTTCCAGCGGGCTACGCCGAAAAAATGCGGGCCGATTTCGGCCTGGACCAGCCGCTGCTCACCCAGCTGGGGCTGTACCTGCAGCATCTGGCGCGCGGCGATCTGGGATTTTCCTTCGCCAATCGCATGCCGGTGCTCGACCTGATCATCGCGCGACTCGGGCCCACGCTGTTGTTGATGCTGCCCGCGCTGTTCATGGCGGCGGTGCTGGGCGTCATGCTGGGCGTCGCCGCCGCTCCGCGCGCCGGCAGCGTGCAGGACGGCGCGCTGACCGCGATCAGCCTGTTCGGCTATTCGGTACCGATTTTCTGGCTGGGACAGATGCTGGTCATCGTGTTCGCCATCCAGCTTGGCTGGCTGCCGGTCAGCGGAATGCGCAACATGCGCGCCAGCGCGCAGGGCTTCGGCGCGTGGCTGGATGTCGCGTGGCATCTGGTGCTGCCCGCGCTCAGCGTGACCATCTATTACCTCGCCGTGGTGGCCCGCGTGGCGCGCGCCAGCGTGATCGAGGCGCTGCATCACGATTACGTCCTGACCGCCAAGGCCAAGGGCCTGTCCAAGCGCTACATCCTGTGGCATCACGTATTGCCCAATGCGATGATCCCGGTGGTGACCGTCATCGGCTACAACTTCGGCCAGTCGCTCACCGGCGCTATCCTGGTCGAAACGGTATTCGCCTGGCCTGGCATGGGCAACCTGTTCATTACATCGATCGCCAATCGCGATTATCCCGTGCTCCAGGGCATCTTCCTGGTCACGGCGGTATCCGTGGTCCTCGTCAATCTCCTGACGGACCTGTTGTATGCCTTTCTCGATCCGCGCGTGCGGACGCATCGCTGA
- a CDS encoding MmgE/PrpD family protein has translation MAEQLGGAVATLSARLAGYWAAATYEDLPPDVVRAAKFFFLDTVAAGVAGGRTEVVDAVAAGAAAGSGAGDVALWGRTDKAAPAAAALVNGTAAHALELDDFGGCGHSGAVVVPAVWALAQGRPVSGRDIIVAVVAGYDLASRLLDGAGGYRPHNERGWHSTGTCGSFGAAAAAARLLNLPTDLYTHALGIAGTFTGGVWAFLADGALVKRFHPGKAAETGVSAALLAQSGLTGPGQILEAPWGGFYPTYAAGHATPERAVAELGHDFHILRSGIKPHACCRTLHSAVDAALRIMRERGGDSTAIRSMIVHGNAQTQRQFSRTDIRNLLEAQFSAPYCLAVAAQSGRCTLDQFQPLRTDDAEIRRLMALTEIHADRVLTPADYPSLEIVFADGERRVLDVPHAKGAPENPLTAQETVAKARLLLEPVLGVSPADAFIDAVLALETAADFAAVAGLLAPGGEQA, from the coding sequence GTGGCTGAGCAACTAGGCGGTGCGGTAGCGACGCTCAGCGCGCGCCTGGCGGGATACTGGGCAGCGGCCACATACGAGGACCTGCCGCCGGACGTTGTTCGCGCAGCCAAATTCTTCTTCCTGGATACCGTAGCCGCCGGTGTCGCGGGCGGCCGCACGGAGGTCGTCGATGCCGTTGCGGCGGGGGCCGCGGCGGGCAGCGGCGCGGGGGACGTCGCCTTGTGGGGACGCACGGACAAGGCCGCGCCGGCGGCCGCCGCACTGGTGAACGGTACCGCGGCGCATGCCCTGGAGCTGGACGACTTCGGTGGTTGCGGCCATTCGGGTGCCGTCGTGGTGCCCGCGGTATGGGCGCTCGCGCAGGGGCGCCCGGTAAGCGGCCGCGACATCATCGTCGCGGTGGTGGCCGGATACGATCTGGCCTCGCGGCTGCTCGATGGCGCGGGCGGCTATCGCCCGCACAATGAGCGAGGCTGGCATTCCACGGGAACCTGCGGCAGCTTTGGCGCGGCCGCGGCCGCGGCTCGGTTGCTCAATCTGCCGACGGACCTGTACACCCATGCTCTGGGTATCGCGGGCACGTTCACCGGCGGAGTGTGGGCCTTCCTGGCCGACGGCGCCCTGGTCAAGCGTTTCCACCCTGGCAAGGCCGCTGAAACCGGCGTCAGCGCGGCCTTGCTGGCGCAGTCGGGCCTGACCGGCCCCGGCCAGATACTGGAAGCGCCATGGGGCGGCTTCTACCCGACCTACGCCGCCGGGCACGCCACGCCTGAGCGCGCCGTCGCGGAGCTGGGCCATGACTTTCACATCCTGCGTTCCGGGATCAAGCCACACGCCTGTTGCCGCACCCTCCATTCGGCGGTGGACGCCGCGCTGCGGATCATGCGCGAGCGCGGCGGCGACAGCACGGCCATCCGGTCCATGATCGTCCATGGCAATGCACAGACGCAGCGGCAATTCAGCCGCACGGATATCCGTAATCTGCTGGAAGCGCAGTTCAGCGCGCCGTACTGCCTGGCGGTGGCAGCGCAGAGCGGCCGCTGTACCTTGGACCAGTTCCAGCCGCTGCGCACGGACGACGCCGAAATCCGGCGCCTCATGGCCCTGACCGAGATCCACGCGGACCGCGTGCTGACCCCGGCGGATTATCCTTCGCTGGAAATCGTGTTCGCCGACGGCGAACGCCGCGTGCTCGATGTTCCGCACGCCAAGGGCGCGCCCGAGAATCCATTGACCGCACAGGAAACCGTCGCCAAGGCGCGGCTGTTGCTGGAGCCCGTGCTGGGCGTGTCGCCGGCCGATGCCTTCATCGACGCGGTGCTCGCCCTGGAAACCGCCGCTGATTTCGCGGCCGTGGCGGGCCTGCTCGCGCCGGGCGGGGAGCAGGCCTGA
- a CDS encoding ABC transporter substrate-binding protein, producing MRSKVLSKAGVSVFALAFSGMMAAAPAHAAEEKPVRGGTAIMVLGTDPLSLSPDTTSSVPDVAVACQVYDALVRFKQGFEIVPSLAKSWQVSPDGLTYTFQLENAKWHDGQAVTSDDVKFTLLEISSKYGPRFEAAGRFIDSIDTPARDSVVIHLKKPFGPFLFSLACEQNAAIMPAHLLRGTDILKNPAVLTNPVGNGPFKFKEWVRGDHVELVRNDDYWRKDKGEPFLDRLIVKTMPDTSSRILALRAGEVDYIVPDYMPLSSVQMVLSQPKQFSAQEVSYPGSDIVILNTTRPELAKPEVRQALYVAMDRKFLHEKVFFGLGGIPKSAFDTRLWAYDPAVDYDKLFPYDPARAAKMLDDAGAKPGPDGKRFVIRLLFETGKPEFQQAAQALQRFWEAVGVKVELQGAERPVILKRVYSDYDFDATLQTYTTLGDPALGIARTYVSSAIHKGTTFNNASQYSNPEIDKLFDQGRDAHDQAERKRIYAQIQQILARDMPVLNLHQQPQYAVASTRLHGLWQAANQQWWGSVWLSN from the coding sequence ATGAGGTCCAAGGTATTGTCCAAGGCCGGCGTGAGCGTGTTCGCGCTTGCCTTCAGCGGGATGATGGCGGCCGCGCCCGCCCACGCCGCCGAAGAAAAACCCGTGCGCGGCGGCACGGCCATCATGGTGCTGGGCACCGATCCGCTCAGCTTGAGTCCGGACACCACCAGCTCCGTGCCGGACGTCGCCGTTGCCTGCCAGGTCTACGACGCACTGGTGCGTTTCAAGCAGGGCTTCGAGATCGTGCCCAGCCTGGCCAAGTCCTGGCAGGTGTCTCCGGATGGCCTGACCTACACGTTCCAGCTGGAAAACGCCAAGTGGCACGACGGCCAGGCGGTCACGTCCGACGACGTCAAATTCACGCTGCTGGAGATCAGCAGCAAGTACGGCCCCCGCTTTGAAGCCGCCGGGCGTTTCATCGACAGCATCGACACGCCGGCGCGGGACAGCGTGGTCATCCACCTGAAAAAGCCGTTCGGCCCCTTCCTGTTTTCGCTGGCCTGCGAGCAGAACGCCGCCATCATGCCGGCCCACCTGCTGCGCGGCACCGACATCCTGAAGAATCCCGCCGTGCTGACCAACCCGGTAGGCAATGGCCCCTTCAAGTTCAAGGAATGGGTGCGCGGCGATCACGTCGAACTCGTGCGCAATGACGACTACTGGCGCAAGGACAAGGGCGAGCCTTTCCTGGACCGGTTGATCGTCAAGACGATGCCCGACACATCGTCGCGCATCCTGGCGCTGCGTGCCGGCGAGGTCGATTACATCGTGCCGGACTATATGCCGCTCAGCTCGGTCCAGATGGTGCTGAGCCAGCCGAAGCAGTTCTCCGCGCAGGAGGTCAGCTACCCGGGCAGCGACATCGTCATCCTGAACACCACGCGCCCAGAGCTTGCCAAGCCGGAAGTACGCCAGGCGCTGTACGTGGCCATGGACCGCAAGTTCCTCCACGAGAAGGTATTCTTCGGCCTGGGTGGTATTCCCAAGAGCGCGTTCGACACGCGGTTGTGGGCCTACGATCCCGCCGTCGACTACGACAAGCTGTTTCCCTACGATCCCGCCCGGGCCGCGAAGATGCTGGATGATGCCGGCGCCAAGCCGGGACCCGACGGCAAGCGCTTCGTGATCCGTCTGCTGTTCGAAACCGGCAAGCCCGAATTCCAGCAGGCCGCCCAGGCGCTGCAGCGCTTCTGGGAAGCTGTCGGCGTAAAGGTCGAATTGCAAGGCGCGGAACGCCCGGTCATCCTGAAGCGCGTCTATTCCGACTACGATTTCGACGCGACCCTGCAGACCTACACGACGCTGGGCGACCCGGCGCTGGGCATCGCCCGCACCTATGTCAGCAGCGCCATCCACAAGGGCACCACCTTCAACAACGCGTCCCAATATTCCAACCCCGAGATCGACAAACTGTTCGACCAGGGCCGCGACGCGCATGATCAGGCCGAACGCAAGCGCATCTACGCCCAGATCCAGCAGATCCTGGCGCGCGATATGCCTGTATTGAATCTGCACCAACAGCCCCAGTACGCCGTCGCCAGCACGCGCCTGCATGGGCTGTGGCAGGCCGCCAACCAACAATGGTGGGGTAGCGTGTGGCTGAGCAACTAG
- a CDS encoding methylaspartate ammonia-lyase, which produces MKIKDVVYAVGRSGYFNKDLAAVKAGAKPNGTVYDGKPITPGYTEIVQAGYIVSVMLVLEDGSVATGECADVIFSGLAGRDPLFVPAEHMPLLESRVRDWLVGRDIGAFRAAAEEIDRMQFDGKRLHTALRYGITQALLAAAAVAGRCTIAEMVSREYGSTIRTEPVDILASCHRGDMLQLDRMIIKKVAMMPHGSFTTAPDLGPGGSVMLAYAKEVADRIKAIGAPGYKPRIHLDVYGTLGDLFGDDMDALCDFLGRVKAAVEPFDFLIETPVIADSQQGQIDLFARLRAGLKARGIKIGVIADEWCNTLEDVRLFVDTQAVDYIQIKTPDLGGINNSIEAVLYCKSHGVGCCLGGTANETDLSARICAQVGLATGPDFMLSKPGIGADEGVMILTNEMLRTIALIGRTAG; this is translated from the coding sequence ATGAAGATCAAGGATGTCGTCTACGCGGTCGGCCGATCCGGCTATTTCAACAAGGACCTGGCCGCGGTGAAGGCCGGCGCCAAGCCCAACGGGACCGTATACGACGGCAAGCCCATCACGCCGGGCTATACCGAGATCGTGCAGGCCGGCTACATCGTTTCGGTCATGCTGGTCCTGGAAGACGGGTCCGTGGCCACCGGGGAATGCGCGGATGTGATTTTCTCCGGGCTTGCAGGGCGCGATCCGCTGTTCGTGCCCGCCGAACATATGCCCCTGCTGGAGTCGCGCGTGCGCGATTGGCTGGTGGGCCGCGATATCGGCGCCTTCCGCGCCGCGGCGGAAGAAATCGACCGCATGCAGTTCGACGGCAAGCGCCTGCATACCGCCTTGCGCTATGGCATCACCCAGGCCTTGCTCGCGGCGGCGGCCGTGGCAGGGCGTTGCACCATCGCCGAAATGGTCAGCCGGGAATACGGTTCCACCATACGAACCGAACCCGTCGATATCCTGGCATCCTGCCATCGGGGGGACATGCTGCAGCTGGACCGCATGATCATCAAGAAGGTCGCGATGATGCCGCATGGTTCGTTCACCACCGCTCCGGATCTCGGGCCGGGCGGCAGCGTCATGCTGGCCTATGCCAAGGAAGTAGCGGATCGCATCAAGGCTATCGGCGCGCCCGGCTACAAGCCACGTATACACCTGGACGTGTACGGCACGCTCGGCGACCTGTTCGGCGACGACATGGACGCCCTGTGCGACTTCCTGGGCCGCGTGAAGGCGGCGGTCGAGCCCTTTGATTTCCTCATCGAGACGCCTGTCATTGCGGACAGCCAGCAAGGACAGATCGACCTGTTCGCGCGTCTGCGCGCGGGCCTGAAGGCGCGCGGCATCAAGATCGGCGTGATCGCCGACGAATGGTGCAATACCCTGGAGGACGTGCGCCTTTTCGTCGATACGCAGGCGGTCGACTACATCCAGATCAAGACACCCGACCTGGGTGGCATCAACAACAGCATCGAAGCGGTCTTGTACTGCAAGTCCCATGGCGTGGGCTGCTGCCTGGGCGGGACAGCGAACGAAACCGACCTTTCCGCGCGCATCTGCGCGCAGGTGGGCCTGGCCACCGGCCCGGACTTCATGCTATCGAAGCCTGGCATTGGCGCCGATGAAGGTGTCATGATTCTCACCAACGAAATGTTGCGCACGATCGCCTTGATCGGACGGACGGCGGGCTGA